One genomic window of Desulfuromonas sp. AOP6 includes the following:
- a CDS encoding DUF6125 family protein → MSSAARAGDEGISLLYNLSKEELVKIIVDDAKNWLAHDGLWFQAIERRYGMEVAVEADIEAWRYFTVIEARRIMERLGLKPGGGIPALVECLKHRFYARLNLQECIEQTDTRVVFRMLDCRVQSARKRKGLPDHPCKSVGIVEYGEFAKTIDPRLVTRCIACPPDPHPDDFWCAWEFTLQD, encoded by the coding sequence ATGTCCAGCGCTGCACGGGCAGGAGATGAAGGCATCAGCCTGCTTTACAATCTGAGCAAGGAAGAACTGGTGAAAATTATTGTCGACGATGCCAAGAACTGGCTGGCCCATGACGGCCTCTGGTTTCAGGCCATCGAACGGCGCTACGGTATGGAGGTGGCGGTGGAGGCCGATATCGAAGCCTGGCGCTATTTCACCGTGATTGAAGCCAGGCGCATCATGGAGCGCCTGGGCCTGAAGCCGGGAGGAGGCATTCCCGCTCTGGTGGAATGCCTCAAGCACCGTTTCTACGCCCGCCTGAACCTGCAGGAGTGTATCGAGCAGACCGATACGCGGGTGGTCTTCCGTATGCTTGACTGCCGCGTGCAGTCTGCCCGCAAGCGCAAGGGGCTTCCGGATCACCCCTGCAAATCGGTGGGTATTGTCGAATACGGCGAGTTCGCCAAAACCATCGACCCGCGCCTGGTCACCCGATGTATCGCCTGTCCGCCCGATCCCCATCCGGACGATTTCTGGTGCGCCTGGGAATTTACGCTGCAGGACTGA
- a CDS encoding universal stress protein translates to MTPKIKKILYATDLSSNANYAFGYAVSLALSHGAKISIINVYEKLTNNRNIQMRSVDFATAKNKLTEKIQAQLKMYGKKENVEECLYTKLVDSIHVTAGMPVEAIIAQSKKDDCDLIVMGTHGHTCLFRALIGSTAQKMVQESTIPVLVVRIPEK, encoded by the coding sequence ATGACACCTAAAATCAAAAAAATACTCTATGCCACCGATCTTTCTTCCAACGCCAATTACGCTTTCGGTTATGCCGTGAGCCTGGCGCTGAGTCATGGAGCCAAGATATCCATCATCAACGTCTACGAAAAGTTGACGAATAATCGCAATATTCAAATGCGTTCCGTGGACTTTGCCACGGCCAAGAACAAGCTGACGGAGAAAATTCAGGCGCAGCTGAAGATGTACGGCAAAAAGGAGAATGTGGAGGAGTGTCTTTACACCAAACTGGTGGACAGCATTCACGTCACCGCCGGCATGCCGGTCGAGGCTATCATCGCGCAATCGAAAAAAGACGACTGTGACCTGATTGTCATGGGGACCCACGGGCACACCTGTCTGTTCCGGGCACTTATCGGCAGCACGGCACAGAAGATGGTGCAGGAAAGCACGATTCCTGTGCTGGTTGTACGCATCCCAGAAAAATAA
- a CDS encoding TRAP transporter large permease subunit: protein MDWGVTLSIAIVVLLSLFAIGMPVFVAFLVVNVIGVFLLFGSSGFGMFANSIYQTITQESLMAIPLFILMGEILFRSNAVEILIDSIDKMVGNVRGRNYVLVTSLSTVFGALSGSAVAVAAMLGRSVMPTMDARGYDTRLSISAILGGASLAPIIPPSLLVIMVGSMVDVSIAKLLIAGIVPGIMMAVIMVIYVYIRLLRNPALEPAGDGVAKERVSAREFFTALARTLPFLIVIFSVMGLILMGIVTPTESAATGVLGAMLAAAVFRKLSFKMLYEAVLGTCSVSTMILVIMASSMLFGQLLSFTGASSGLVRMASELDLPLVGTFFVLMLVPFILCMFVDLFAVMLVAIPIYDPLLQVYNFDPVWFWMLFLINLTLGSLTPPFGYTIFALKGAMPELTLDDVYGGAWPMVGLFILGMAIMYVFPAIVTFLPALIG from the coding sequence ATGGATTGGGGCGTCACTTTATCGATTGCCATTGTCGTGCTGCTGAGCTTGTTTGCCATAGGAATGCCGGTCTTTGTTGCTTTCCTCGTGGTGAATGTCATCGGTGTCTTCCTGTTGTTCGGCAGCAGTGGGTTTGGCATGTTTGCCAACAGCATCTACCAGACCATAACCCAGGAATCACTGATGGCCATTCCCCTCTTTATTCTCATGGGGGAAATCCTTTTTCGCTCCAATGCGGTGGAGATTCTCATCGATTCCATCGATAAAATGGTAGGCAACGTGCGCGGGCGCAATTACGTCCTTGTCACGTCCCTGTCTACGGTCTTCGGCGCCCTGAGTGGTTCGGCGGTGGCGGTGGCCGCCATGCTGGGTCGCTCGGTGATGCCGACCATGGATGCGCGGGGTTACGATACCCGTCTTTCCATCAGTGCGATACTGGGTGGTGCCAGCCTGGCACCCATCATCCCGCCGAGCCTGCTGGTCATCATGGTCGGCTCCATGGTGGATGTCTCCATCGCCAAGCTGCTCATCGCCGGCATCGTGCCGGGCATCATGATGGCGGTCATCATGGTCATCTACGTCTATATCCGCCTCCTGCGCAATCCGGCCCTGGAGCCGGCTGGCGACGGGGTTGCGAAGGAGAGGGTGAGCGCCCGCGAATTTTTTACGGCCCTGGCCCGCACCCTGCCGTTTCTCATCGTCATCTTCTCGGTCATGGGACTGATTCTCATGGGGATCGTAACACCGACGGAGTCGGCGGCGACGGGTGTGCTCGGCGCTATGCTGGCGGCGGCGGTCTTTCGCAAACTCTCCTTCAAAATGCTCTACGAGGCGGTGCTGGGCACCTGTTCGGTCAGCACCATGATCCTGGTCATCATGGCCAGCTCCATGCTCTTCGGCCAACTGCTGTCCTTCACGGGCGCTTCGAGCGGGCTGGTTCGGATGGCCTCCGAACTGGACCTCCCCCTGGTGGGCACCTTTTTCGTGCTCATGCTGGTCCCTTTCATCCTCTGTATGTTCGTCGATCTCTTCGCCGTCATGCTGGTGGCCATCCCGATCTACGACCCCCTGCTGCAGGTCTACAATTTCGATCCCGTCTGGTTCTGGATGCTCTTTCTCATCAATCTGACACTGGGGAGTCTGACTCCTCCCTTCGGTTACACGATCTTTGCCCTCAAGGGGGCGATGCCGGAACTGACCCTGGACGACGTCTATGGGGGAGCCTGGCCGATGGTGGGGCTCTTTATCCTGGGGATGGCCATTATGTACGTTTTCCCAGCCATCGTGACCTTCCTCCCAGCCCTTATTGGCTGA
- a CDS encoding TRAP transporter small permease, whose amino-acid sequence MNTGSLNNSQPAILKGMAGILDLLTRVSYVLSGLALAGMVSLILYEVSMRYFFNAPTNWSSDVNQWLFALTVMLALPEITRANGNVAITIIIEKLPQKRKLLVYRSIAFLGFLVCIAVFTIAGLESFRQFQRGIATMWVNPIPKWWISTVIPLGFLLSGFQFLREGLRPNPPGEV is encoded by the coding sequence ATGAACACTGGGAGCCTCAACAATTCCCAGCCGGCCATCCTGAAAGGGATGGCCGGCATCCTCGACCTGTTGACGCGGGTGAGTTACGTCCTGAGCGGGCTGGCCCTGGCAGGCATGGTGTCCCTGATCCTCTACGAAGTCTCCATGCGCTACTTCTTCAATGCCCCGACCAACTGGTCCAGTGATGTCAACCAATGGCTCTTCGCCCTGACCGTCATGCTGGCGCTGCCTGAAATCACCAGGGCCAACGGCAACGTGGCCATCACCATCATCATCGAGAAACTGCCGCAAAAAAGAAAGCTGTTGGTTTATCGGAGTATCGCTTTTCTGGGTTTTTTGGTGTGTATCGCCGTTTTCACTATCGCCGGGCTCGAATCTTTTCGCCAGTTTCAGCGCGGCATTGCGACCATGTGGGTCAACCCGATACCCAAATGGTGGATATCTACGGTCATTCCCTTGGGTTTTCTGCTGAGCGGGTTCCAGTTTCTGCGTGAGGGGTTGAGACCCAACCCTCCGGGCGAAGTATAG
- the dctP gene encoding TRAP transporter substrate-binding protein DctP → MKKNRYVGLIAVVFMILTFSSNTFAAQLRMLSAFHENFIFNVGATAKMIKNLEEISGGKMKVAFHGPDVIPTFEQFQPLQAGIFDLSFTHATYHAGTISVGVGMDATLADPTKRRESGLFDFLDKEYNKLGVKLVALPPVAPYHFITRNPLSGNKPSLAGLKMRSNPSLQNTILALGGSPVTMAGGDVYTSLQRGVIDGAAWTLVGVKDFKWQEVANYMVRPTFGSISMMIAMNLDKYNALTPEQRQWIDEAGRKTELDSLEFFNDLVEEEIAFLQNQGMKVTNMHPEDKEKVEIYWNNGLWDMAKQSSPAAGPKFRELAVEKGMTR, encoded by the coding sequence ATGAAAAAAAACAGGTATGTGGGATTGATCGCCGTTGTCTTTATGATTCTGACTTTTTCGTCCAACACATTTGCCGCCCAACTGCGCATGTTGTCCGCTTTCCATGAGAACTTCATCTTCAACGTAGGTGCTACCGCCAAGATGATCAAGAACCTGGAGGAGATATCCGGGGGCAAAATGAAGGTGGCTTTCCACGGCCCCGATGTCATACCGACCTTCGAGCAGTTCCAGCCTCTGCAGGCCGGCATCTTTGACCTGTCCTTCACTCATGCCACTTACCACGCCGGGACCATCAGTGTAGGGGTCGGCATGGACGCGACCCTGGCCGATCCGACCAAGCGTCGTGAGTCGGGCCTCTTCGACTTCCTGGACAAAGAGTACAACAAGCTGGGCGTCAAGCTCGTCGCTCTCCCTCCCGTCGCCCCCTATCATTTTATTACGCGCAATCCCTTAAGTGGCAACAAGCCGAGTCTGGCTGGCCTGAAGATGCGCAGCAACCCCAGCCTGCAAAACACCATCCTGGCCCTGGGAGGCTCGCCGGTGACCATGGCCGGTGGTGACGTCTATACCTCTTTGCAGCGCGGTGTCATTGACGGTGCGGCCTGGACCCTGGTCGGGGTCAAGGATTTCAAATGGCAGGAAGTCGCCAACTATATGGTGCGTCCGACCTTCGGCTCCATCTCCATGATGATCGCGATGAATCTGGATAAATACAACGCTCTGACCCCGGAACAGCGTCAGTGGATCGATGAGGCCGGCAGGAAGACCGAGCTCGACAGCCTGGAGTTTTTCAATGACCTCGTCGAGGAGGAGATTGCCTTTCTGCAGAACCAGGGCATGAAGGTGACCAACATGCACCCGGAGGACAAGGAAAAGGTGGAAATATACTGGAATAATGGCCTCTGGGACATGGCCAAGCAGTCTTCCCCTGCGGCCGGACCCAAGTTCCGTGAATTGGCGGTCGAAAAAGGTATGACGCGATGA